A region of Cataglyphis hispanica isolate Lineage 1 chromosome 8, ULB_Chis1_1.0, whole genome shotgun sequence DNA encodes the following proteins:
- the LOC126851412 gene encoding uncharacterized protein LOC126851412 isoform X2: MRRFLSTAAVCCWFLVALGVGQVAGQLLDTEFQPTVTATCKGGYMTIRVNLNQSFVGAIHARDHRTPQCMVSGNGTTHATLGINLFASQDSPEYCGVLVNNHTEERSIPIAVRIHKTLELADDKFYVITCGKAGFKNAKNETSLVSLRLLDEGVRVQEAIYGHNYTLRAEISRPDGMYGIRVKNCFAFNKLNSSVQLIDERGCPVKVRMTKFIYDRSTGIADATLFSMFRFADSSEVHFQCDIAVCRGSCGTPVCEGDKEELIKGGSSTNGQSVSSEEGVLLAGTSVFVLQPGEKRVVQTLYDDGSVHPLWLLWLAVALGILFLIMLIINIFLCSAMTCSCTRTDIIEKEPSIIEDYDPYRSWHGSQYGYSLNGKQGYASGGSTMNSTRSISTNSDHYAIVHSRPGSRYSGPGQKHHHHHRGPPSNIGSHYSGK, from the exons GTCGCCGGACAATTATTGGACACGGAATTCCAGCCGACGGTGACGGCAACGTGCAAGGGCGGCTACATGACGATACGCGTCAATCTCAACCAGAGTTTCGTAGGCGCGATCCACGCTCGAGATCATCGAACCCCGCAGTGCATGGTGTCCGGCAACGGCACCACACACGCCACCCTGGGCATCAACCTATTCGCGTCGCAGGACAGTCCCGAGTACTGCGGAGTCCTCGTGAACAAC CACACAGAAGAACGTTCCATTCCCATTGCTGTGAGAATACATAAAACTTTGGAGCTGGCGGATGACAAGTTTTATGTTATTACATGCGGAAAAGCGGGCTTCAAAAATGCCAA AAATGAAACTTCGCTGGTCTCCTTGCGCCTACTGGATGAAGGTGTCAGAGTACAAGAAGCTATATACGGTCACAACTACACTCTGCGTGCCGAGATTTCACGCCCAGACG GAATGTACGGGATCCGAGTCAAGAATTGCTTCGCATTCAACAAGCTCAATTCCAGTGTACAGCTTATAGACGAGAGAGG CTGTCCTGTGAAAGTTCGGATGACGAAATTCATATACGATCGAAGCACCGGTATAGCGGATGCCACATTGTTCTCGATGTTCCGGTTTGCCGACAGTTCAGAGGTGCATTTCCAATGTGACATCGCCGTGTGCAGAG GAAGCTGCGGTACCCCTGTATGTGAAGGAGACAAAGAGGAACTGATAAAGGGTGGCTCCTCTACTAACGGACAAAGTGTTAGTAGCGAAGAAGGAGTACTACTTGCCGGAACAAGCGTCTTTGTTCTCCAACCAGGCGAAAAGCGAG TTGTACAAACATTATATGATGACGGCAGCGTGCACCCGCTATGGCTCCTATGGCTGGCGGTAGCGCTCGGGATATTATTCCTCATCATGCTTATTATCAACATATTCCTATGTTCGGCAATGACCTGTAGCTGCACCCGAACCGACATTATCGAGAAGGAGCCGTCAATCATCGAGGATTACGATCCATACCGCAGCTGGCACGGCTCTCAATACGG GTATTCGTTAAACGGAAAGCAGGGATACGCCTCCGGCGGATCTACCATGAATTCTACGAGGTCGATATCGACGAATAGCGATCACTATGCAATAGTACATTCCCGGCCAGGAAGCAGATATTCTGGTCCTGGACAAaaacatcatcatcatcacagAGGACCGCCGTCCAACATTGGTTCACATTATTCCGGGAAATGA
- the LOC126851412 gene encoding uncharacterized protein LOC126851412 isoform X1, translated as MRRFLSTAAVCCWFLVALGVGQVAGQLLDTEFQPTVTATCKGGYMTIRVNLNQSFVGAIHARDHRTPQCMVSGNGTTHATLGINLFASQDSPEYCGVLVNNHTEERSIPIAVRIHKTLELADDKFYVITCGKAGFKNAKNETSLVSLRLLDEGVRVQEAIYGHNYTLRAEISRPDGMYGIRVKNCFAFNKLNSSVQLIDERGCPVKVRMTKFIYDRSTGIADATLFSMFRFADSSEVHFQCDIAVCRGSCGTPVCEGDKEELIKGGSSTNGQSVSSEEGVLLAGTSVFVLQPGEKRVVQTLYDDGSVHPLWLLWLAVALGILFLIMLIINIFLCSAMTCSCTRTDIIEKEPSIIEDYDPYRSWHGSQYGSRYSLNGKQGYASGGSTMNSTRSISTNSDHYAIVHSRPGSRYSGPGQKHHHHHRGPPSNIGSHYSGK; from the exons GTCGCCGGACAATTATTGGACACGGAATTCCAGCCGACGGTGACGGCAACGTGCAAGGGCGGCTACATGACGATACGCGTCAATCTCAACCAGAGTTTCGTAGGCGCGATCCACGCTCGAGATCATCGAACCCCGCAGTGCATGGTGTCCGGCAACGGCACCACACACGCCACCCTGGGCATCAACCTATTCGCGTCGCAGGACAGTCCCGAGTACTGCGGAGTCCTCGTGAACAAC CACACAGAAGAACGTTCCATTCCCATTGCTGTGAGAATACATAAAACTTTGGAGCTGGCGGATGACAAGTTTTATGTTATTACATGCGGAAAAGCGGGCTTCAAAAATGCCAA AAATGAAACTTCGCTGGTCTCCTTGCGCCTACTGGATGAAGGTGTCAGAGTACAAGAAGCTATATACGGTCACAACTACACTCTGCGTGCCGAGATTTCACGCCCAGACG GAATGTACGGGATCCGAGTCAAGAATTGCTTCGCATTCAACAAGCTCAATTCCAGTGTACAGCTTATAGACGAGAGAGG CTGTCCTGTGAAAGTTCGGATGACGAAATTCATATACGATCGAAGCACCGGTATAGCGGATGCCACATTGTTCTCGATGTTCCGGTTTGCCGACAGTTCAGAGGTGCATTTCCAATGTGACATCGCCGTGTGCAGAG GAAGCTGCGGTACCCCTGTATGTGAAGGAGACAAAGAGGAACTGATAAAGGGTGGCTCCTCTACTAACGGACAAAGTGTTAGTAGCGAAGAAGGAGTACTACTTGCCGGAACAAGCGTCTTTGTTCTCCAACCAGGCGAAAAGCGAG TTGTACAAACATTATATGATGACGGCAGCGTGCACCCGCTATGGCTCCTATGGCTGGCGGTAGCGCTCGGGATATTATTCCTCATCATGCTTATTATCAACATATTCCTATGTTCGGCAATGACCTGTAGCTGCACCCGAACCGACATTATCGAGAAGGAGCCGTCAATCATCGAGGATTACGATCCATACCGCAGCTGGCACGGCTCTCAATACGGGTCGAG GTATTCGTTAAACGGAAAGCAGGGATACGCCTCCGGCGGATCTACCATGAATTCTACGAGGTCGATATCGACGAATAGCGATCACTATGCAATAGTACATTCCCGGCCAGGAAGCAGATATTCTGGTCCTGGACAAaaacatcatcatcatcacagAGGACCGCCGTCCAACATTGGTTCACATTATTCCGGGAAATGA
- the LOC126851391 gene encoding uncharacterized protein LOC126851391, whose translation MRSYDGYRAFFVLAAILAHMTGTLAVRVTNNKQTSKRSNDQSTAADQSASSSYWSPTLKTDIFSQTDSATFFPTAHGLVQTHPTSVFRSGFGGIDNLGSRGVTIRPPRTRPLDYNERSTAELRRNPSLSAPDECARACRESEPPRICYYYFTLEYYTVLGAACQVCTPNATNAVWSDCQCVLADGVERGILTANRMIPGPSIQVCQGDKVVIDVENHIEGMEVTIHWHGVWQRGSQYYDGVPYVTQCPIQEGNTFRYQWTASNEGTHFWHAHTGMQKIDGLYGSIIIRQPPSKDPNSNLYDYDLTTHVMLISDWFHESSTERFPGRLAVNTGQAPESVLINGKGQFRDPNTGFMTNTPLEIFTITSGRRYRFRMINSYGSVCPAQVTVEGHTLTIIATDGEAVQPIQVNTIISFSGERYDFVINADQPIGAYWIQLRSLGECGIPRAQQLAILRYARGPYQPTTTPPTYDFGLPQGVVLNPLDAICNRPREDAICVSQLKNARHIDQGILQQRPDVKIFLPFRFLFYRPEEVFQPQTYNRFLVAPTGDHVISLVDEISFTFPPAPPLSQIDDIPPEQFCNGDNRPADCGANCMCTHQVDIPHNAVVEVVLVDEVQQPNLSHPFHLHGYAFNVVGIGRSPDRNVKKINLKHALDLDKRGLLHRQFNLPPAKDTIAVPNNGYVIFRFRANNPGYWLFHCHFLFHILIGMNLILHVGTHADLPPIPPNFPTCGDHLPPITPPLSLNAYH comes from the exons ATCAATCGACAGCAGCAGATCAGTCGGCATCATCTTCATACTGGAGTCCCACTCTCAAAACCGACATCTTCTCTCAAACTGACAGCGCGACTTTCTTCCCCACGGCCCACGGTCTGGTGCAAACCCATCCGACTAGTGTGTTTCGCAGCGGTTTCGGCGGGATCGACAATCTCGGCAGTCGGGGCGTGACGATAAGGCCGCCGAGGACGCGACCCCTTGATTATAATGAACGCTCTACCGCCGAATTGCGCCGAAATCCATCGCTCTCGGCACCGGACGAGTGTGCTCGTGCCTGCCGCGAGAGCGAACCGCCCAGGATATGCTATTATTACTTCACACTCGAGTATTATACCGTACTCGGAGC AGCGTGTCAAGTATGCACACCGAATGCAACCAATGCCGTGTGGAGCGATTGTCAGTGTGTCCTGGCGGACGGAGTAGAGAGGGGTATTTTAACCGCGAATAGAATGATCCCTGGTCCGAGTATTCAGGTATGCCAGGGTGACAAAGTTGTTATCGATGTGGAAAATCATATAGAAGGAATGGAAGTCACAATTCACTGGCACGGAGTATGGCAAAGAGGATCTCAATATTATGATGGTGTACCTTACGTAACACAGTGTCCCATTCAAGAGGGTAATACATTtag ATATCAATGGACAGCCAGCAATGAGGGTACACATTTCTGGCATGCTCATACTGGCATGCAAAAGATAGATGGTCTCTATGGGAGCATAATAATCCGACAACCGCCAAGCAAGGATCCTAACAGCAATCTATATGATTACGATTTAACTACGCACGTGATGCTTATCAGTGATTGGTTCCACGAGAGTAGTACCGAGCGTTTCCCGGGTCGTCTTGCAGTCAATACCGGTCAAGCACCTGAAAGCGTGCTGATTAATGGAAAAGGTCAATTTAGG GATCCTAATACCGGTTTCATGACAAACACACCACTCGAAATATTTACGATAACCTCAGGCCGTCGTTATCGATTCCGAATGATTAATTCATACGGATCAGTATGTCCTGCTCAAGTCACAGTCGAGGGTCACACTCTCACCATTATTGCCACCGATGGTGAAGCAGTTCAACCAATCCAAGTGAAcactataatttcattttcag GTGAACGTTACGATTTCGTCATAAATGCCGATCAGCCTATCGGCGCTTATTGGATTCAACTTCGTTCGCTTGGAGAATGCGGTATTCCGCGCGCCCAGCAGCTGGCTATTCTGCGATACGCTCGTGGTCCTTATCAACCGACTACTACACCGCCTACATATGATTTCGGTCTTCCACAGGGCGTC GTTCTGAATCCCTTGGATGCTATTTGCAACCGACCGCGTGAGGATGCAATTTGCGTGAGTCAATTGAAGAATGCCCGACACATCGATCAGGGTATCCTCCAGCAACGCCCCGACGTGAAGATTTTCTTGCCGTTCCGCTTCCTGTTCTACAGACCCGAGGAGGTCTTCCAGCCGCAGACCTACAATCGTTTCCTCG TTGCGCCAACTGGCGACCACGTGATTTCTCTTGTGGATGAGATCTCATTCACGTTCCCTCCGGCGCCTCCGCTCTCGCAGATCGATGACATCCCACCTGAACAGTTCTGCAACGGTGATAATAGACCAGCTGATTGCGGCGCCAATTGCATGTGCACGCATCAGGTCGACATTCCGCATAATGCGGTCGTCGAGGTGGTTCTCGTAGACGAAG TACAACAGCCCAATCTATCGCATCCCTTCCACTTGCACGGATACGCGTTCAACGTGGTCGGCATCGGTCGTTCTCCCGATAGGAAcgtgaagaaaattaatttaaagcacGCCCTTGATCTCGATAAGCGAGGTCTTCTGCACAGACAGTTCAACTTGCCACCTGCTAAGGACACTATCGCTGTTCCCAACAATGGTTACGTCATCTTCCGCTTCCGCGCGAACAACCCGG GATACTGGCTGTTCCACTGCCATTTCTTGTTCCACATATTGATCGGCATGAACCTGATCCTTCACGTCGGGACGCACGCGGATTTGCCGCCGATACCACCGAATTTCCCAACCTGTGGTGACCATTTGCCGCCCATCACGCCACCACTGTCATTGAACGCGTATCACTGA